In the genome of Notamacropus eugenii isolate mMacEug1 chromosome 5, mMacEug1.pri_v2, whole genome shotgun sequence, one region contains:
- the FAM110D gene encoding protein FAM110D yields MHSTSLATPSPIRAPSAVERLEADKAKYVKTQQVIARRQEPALRGGTGPLTPHSCNELESPPSPRPLGPARRGSGKRLLRPDSLIIYRQKRDCKAVNKENDKGQSLVRRLFQGTSLDSPGTPSPVERVAPVPRAGWATAGKGPGATQTTSPESGKRALCPTCSLPLSEKERFFNYCGLERALVEVLGAERFSPKTWETDASPPLGRPSSEGGSEWDSSGGDGGGGDSEVGTSRDGQPPVSVVERNARVIKWLYGCQRAQAPPLESEV; encoded by the coding sequence ATGCATTCCACTTCACTGGCCACCCCATCCCCGATCCGGGCCCCCAGCGCTGTAGAGAGGCTAGAGGCAGACAAAGCCAAGTATGTCAAGACCCAACAGGTGATCGCCCGGCGCCAGGAGCCAGCCCTTCGAGGGGGAACGGGCCCCCTGACCCCTCACTCCTGCAATGAGCTGGAGTCTCCACCCTCACCCAGGCCTCTTGGCCCAGCCCGAAGGGGTAGCGGCAAGCGCCTTCTGAGGCCTGACTCACTCATCATCTATCGGCAGAAGCGGGACTGCAAGGCAGTaaacaaggaaaatgacaagggGCAAAGTTTGGTGCGACGTCTCTTCCAGGGAACCTCCCTGGATTCTCCTGGAACCCCCAGCCCAGTGGAGCGAGTGGCCCCAGTGCCCCGGGCAGGATGGGCCACAGCTGGGAAGGGTCCAGGAGCCACCCAGACCACGTCTCCTGAGTCAGGCAAGCGAGCCCTCTGTCCCACATGCTCCTTGCCCTTGTCTGAGAAAGAACGTTTCTTCAATTACTGTGGGCTGGAGCGGGCACTAGTGGAGGTTCTGGGTGCTGAGAGATTCTCACCTAAAACCTGGGAGACAGATGCTAGTCCTCCACTGGGCAGGCCCAGCTCTGAGGGTGGCAGCGAGTGGGATTCAAGtgggggtgatggtggtggtggagacTCTGAGGTGGGCACATCAAGAGATGGGCAACCCCCTGTATCTGTGGTGGAACGAAATGCCAGGGTCATCAAGTGGCTCTATGGGTGCCAGCGGGCTCAGGCACCCCCTCTGGAATCAGAAGTGTGA
- the C5H1orf232 gene encoding uncharacterized protein C1orf232 homolog, with the protein MNQAFWKTYKSKVLQTLGGESGEDLSEETESPVLAEQDVQLTEEASNPMSQLARRVQGAGVKGWRTMSSLFNKEDEDKLLPSEPCADHPLAALPPTEDAKGPGFWDTFASRWQQQQPPQEAEAAAEAMLGGEGAAEPHQEDGADDHAEPDPAAGFKWGFLTNKLAEMRSKAIPKGD; encoded by the exons ATGAATCAGGCCTTTTGGAAGACCTACAAGTCAAAGGTGCTGCAGACCCTCGGTGGAGAGTCCGGGGAAGACCTCTCGGAAGAG ACAGAGAGTCCAGTGCTAGCAGAGCAGGACGTTCAGCTGACAGAAGAGGCCAGCAACCCCATGTCCCAGCTGGCCCGGAGG GTCCAAGGTGCTGGGGTGAAAGGCTGGAGGACGATGTCTTCCTTGTTCAACAAAGAAGATGAGGACAAGCTGCTGCCTTCAGAGCCCTGTGCTGACCA TCCCCTGGCAGCACTGCCACCTACAGAGGATGCCAAGGGGCCAGGCTTCTGGGATACCTTCGCcagcaggtggcagcagcagcagccacccCAGGAGGccgaggcagcagcagaggccatGCTCGGGGGTGAAGGGGCAGCTGAGCCACACCAGGAGGATGGAGCCGATGACCACGCCGAGCCTGACCCAGCCGCTGGCTTCAAGTGGGGCTTCCTAACCAACAAACTGGCTGAGATGCGCAGCAAAGCCATCCCCAAAGGAGATTAG
- the ZNF593 gene encoding zinc finger protein 593, whose protein sequence is MARSRRTGAHRAHSLARQLKAKRRRPDLDEIHRDLRPGSAARRPQPDAESDPDLPGGGHHRCLACARYFIDTASLKNHLKSKDHKKRLKQLTVEPYSQEEAERAAGMGSYVPPKLLAVPTEVSTEISDMEVAS, encoded by the exons ATGGCCCGCTCTCGCCGCACGGGCGCGCACCGCGCGCACTCCCTGGCCCGTCAGCTGAAGGCCAAGCGGCGGCGGCCGGACCTGGACGAGATTCACCGGGACCTGCGGCCCGGCAGCGCCGCCCGCCGGCCCCAGCCTGACGCCGAGTCGGACCCCGACCTGCCCGGAGGCGGCCACCACCGCTGCCTAGCCTGCGC GAGATACTTCATTGATACTGCCAGCCTGAAGAATCATTTAAAGTCCAAAGATCACAAAAAAAG gctcaagcagctgacagtagaACCCTACAGTCAGGAAGAAGCAGAGAGGGCAGCAGGCATGGGCTCTTATGTGCCCCCCAAGTTGTTGGCAGTGCCCACAGAGGTATCTACCGAGATATCGGATATGGAGGTGGCCAGCTGA
- the ZNF593OS gene encoding putative transmembrane protein ZNF593OS — MRFGRLTPGYFRMLEMQVTGELEAEPRNQLMGALATMLAVVGLGLSFYSVRQLAGQGKSPKTP, encoded by the exons ATGCGCTTTGGACGACTGACCCCAGGATATTTTCGGATGCTAGAG ATGCAAGTGACTGGGGAGCTGGAGGCAGAGCCCCGCAACCAACTGATGGGTGCCCTGGCCACAATGCTGGCTGTGGTTGGTCTAGGCCTCTCCTTCTACAGTGTCCGGCAGCTGGCGGGTCAAGGAAAGTCCCCGAAGACCCCATGA